CAACGATGGGCAAAGATACGCAACGGGAGCGAAGCTGTAAGTTAGCGCGGTAACAGTGGGGGAGGAGAACCGTGGGAGGGCGTCGCCAGACCAGTCAGGGCATGCGGTGAGAAGAGCCCTGGTTGAGGCCCGTTGTACAAGTTTGTAACCTGAGGTTGGTGCGGTTCGCCGTCAGAGATTGGATCGATGGAGCGTGGCCGAGGACTTTTCGGCAGAGCCCAGAAACTGATCGAGGCCTGCGCGACGAAGCAATAGCCCGTCTTTCCGCGCATAGGTGATGAGCCCTTGCTCGCGCAACTGGTTCAGGAGGGTCGACACCACCTCGCGGCGGGCGCCGATCATCTGCGCCAGATCATCCTGGCGAAAATAATGGGTCAGACGAATCCATTCGCCGTCTGGTTCGCCGAATTCATCGGCCAGCCGACTCAACGTCCGCACCAGCCGTTCCATCGCGCTATTGAAGGAGAGGGTCTGGATCTGATCGTAGGCCGCGGACAACTGCTGCGCCACATTGGAGAGAAAGAGGAGAAATGCCGGACGATTGTTCTGCAAATGGGCGATAAACTCATCGAAACTCAGCTCCACGATCTCGCTCTCTTCCATCGCCACGGCCTGCTCCCGGCGTTCACCGGTGCAATGGCAGAGATCGCCGAACACCTCTCCGGCCTGGTGCAGACGCAAAATCAATTCACGCCCATCCTCGGTGAGGGATGTGAGTTTGACGAACCCCTGGCGGAGAAAGAAGACACTCTGCGCCGCATCGCCGAGGCCGTAGATCCGACTGCCCTTCGGCACCCGCTGGCCGGGCCGATTCATCAGTTGCTCGCAAAGTTTGCCGCGAAAACAACCGGAGAGCGCGAGGCAGTGGCTATGGTCGACCATGTTCATCGCCGTATGGATCATATACCCCTCTGTGAGCCGGTATTCTACCGGGCATACAGCCGGAAGTGCCAGCCCCCACGACCAATTGCGGCCCACCGCCCATCGTCTGACACGAGCATGGCATCGTGCCTTCCCAATCGTCTATGATGAAACATCTGATCGAAGAGGCCCAGACCGGAAGCACAACCATGCGGCCTTCCTCCCGCATATCCTCGCATCCCCTACAGACCCGTGGCGCGGCCGTTACCGCTGGTCTGTGGCTCGCGTCCGTCATTCTTGCCGGATCATGCCTCTGGGCAGGCGCTCCAGCCCAGCCTCAAACGGTCGACCGGCCGACAGCTGCGGAACAGGGCCGGATCATCTTTAACGGCACGGGCCTTTGTTCAACCTGTCATGGGATCGACGGCCGGAAACACCAGTTGCCCCCTCAGCTCAGCCCGCACACCCGGGAGAATATTGAGCGGCTCAGTCCGACCCCTCCGGACCTGAGACAGCCGAAGGCCCTGACATTAACCACCGACACACAACGATTCGAGATCATTCGACACGGGCATCTTCGCACAGCGATGTATCCACTCTCACCGGAGACCCTCTCGGATGAGGACATCCTGGCACTCCTTTCCTATCTCGCCTCGCTGCGCGGCACCGCGCCCCCATCGATCACACCACCTGAGACTGACGCCTCCCTGCGAGGTGATGCAAAACGAGGGCGGCAGCTGTACCATGAGCTCGGCGGATGCGCCATTTGCCACGGCATTGACGGGCAGCTCACTCGACGGCCACCGATCTCGAAGGATCTCGCCCATCGGCTGGATACGCTGCCTGCCCCGCCCGCCAATCTCCGGGATCCGGCCAGCCTCACATCACAGAACGATGAAGACCGGTTTCTCTCCATCAAGCGCGGGCACCCCGGGACAGCCATGTATCCCAAAGCGCTGCTGCGCGACGAGGACATTCGAGACCTTGTCGCCTACCTCGCCACGCTTCGAGCATCGAGCCGCTAGGTTCACGCACTCTCGGCAACGGTGATGCAATTGCGCGGCGCCCTGTCGAGTCGCCTATCGCAAGGTCTGCATTCCAAGCCGATACAGGAGATATCCCACGATCGCCACATTTGCCGCCACGATCACCAGTCCGGTCACAGACACCTCGTGAGCCACTGCGTGCAGTTCACTTGGCAGCAGGACACTCATGGAAAAGACGGTCAGGTAGGCAGCCCACGACGCCTCGATCCACAGGCCGAACCCTTCGACGAATAGTAAGGTCGCATAGGTCAGACTGATCAGTCCCATCATCAGAAGGCTGTGGGGTTGCAGCGCCTGCACGTGGAGCGTGGCCGCATGCAGCAGACGGGTGTGGAGACTCAAGTGCAGGGTGTCCAGCAACGGAGAGAGGGCCGTTTCGATCTCGGGATCCACCCATCGCAAAAACCCGGCTCCCGCGAGGAGGAGCAACACCCCCTTCAACAACTTGAAGGTCGCGATCGGCGTCAGGCTGCCCTGAGACGATGCCTGCATTAATGAGGGCATACGGTCGGGTCCTGGAGAAACGAGAATATTGGACCGAACGGAATCATGCAACGTTGTTGATGAGACAATCCTTGCTCAACGAGCCTCCCTTCCCCTAGGCTACCGTTGATGACGTGCCGATCGCCCATGAAAGGGTCGCCCTGATGAACGAACAACTCGCCCAACGTCTGGCTCACGACTGGATCACCGCCTGGAACCGACATGACGTGCATGCCATTCTCCGTCATTATGCCCAGGACGTCGAGTTTACCAGCCCATTTGTATCGACGCTATCCGCCGATGCGTCCGGAACCATCCGGGGGCACGAAGCCTTGCGAACCTATTTTCAAAAAGGGCTCAATGCCTACCCGGACCTACGCTTCGATCTCATCCGCGTCCTGACAGGAGTGGGTAGCCTGGTCCTCTTCTATCGCAGCGTACAGGGGCTGCTGGCCGCTGAAATGATGACGGTGAACGGCGAAGGACTGATCCACACCGTACGCGTGCACTATGTGAGGGAATAGACGACGCCCGTGGCCGGACTCAGGGAAGAAGCGCGCCCGGGAGGTCGACGGTCAGGTGCGCGATGATGAGAGCGGCATCGCTGACCGGATCGCTGGTAAACGGCGCGTCATGACGGCGGGTCACCGCCGTGGTCAATCGTTCAGCCGCCTGTCTGACTTGATTCGGAAACGCCTGCTGCTGCTGAATCCGGCGCAGATGCGCCAGCGCATCGCCATGCCACAACGGGTCACCGACTGCAGACAACCACGCTCGATCGGCCGCCGCCACCGCCCGCCTCGCACAGACCCGCGCCTTGCCATCCTGCCCTTGCTCCCAGGCGAGCCTGGCCGCAGAGAGCTCCCGATCAATGTGTACAGAATCGGACATACGCCCCACGCTACGGCTGTGAACGCAAGCCTGTCAACCAGGCGACCGGGTCCCATACCTCAAAACAGACGCGGAACAATTTCTCCCCTTTTCAGGGAAACCCCTATTCCGCGCAACCCGCCGATCAGTGCATAGTGACTGCGCTCGTTCGAGCCAACTCGAACCGGTCGTCCGCTGGGATACCGCCAACGATAGTTGAACCGATCATGACGACACACCGTATCCGCAAATCCAGCACCTATCGATTCCACGACTCGGTGCGTAATGACCGAAAGTTTATGCTCGCGGCTGTCGCTGCGGCGCTCGCCACCGCCCTCATTCTTCTAGCCCTGTTCTCCGGCCTGGGGCTGGATCTCTTCCACACCACCGTCAAGTAGTCGCGTCTCGTCGCCCATTCGGTTATCATCGCGTCAGCCTCGGGGCTCCCCGTGTCACCGAGCGCAACACACGAAACCTCTCGCCTTCACGACGCATGAACTGGATCGTGTATATCTTGGAGTGTGCCGACGGCAGTCTCTACACCGGCATCACGAACAATTTGGAGCGGCGCATGCGGACGCATGCAAGCGGGAAGGGGGCAAAATACACGAAACGCCGGGGGCCGTTTACGGTGCGGTATACCGAATCGCTGGACAGCAAGGGAGCGGCTTTACAGCGTGAGGCCGCGATCAAATCCCTGGATCGAACGGCAAAGATGGCGTTGCTGGCCGCTCGTCCCTAATCAGACGAGCTCCACGAGCTGCACACTCCCTATTTCTTGCGCACGCTGTTCTTCTTGGGTTTCGCCGCTGGTATGGCCTTCGCCTTCGACGGGTTTTTCTTCGCAGCTCCGCCCAGAACGATCACCGGTTTCTCTTCCGAGAACGCTTCCTCGATACGGCTCTTGCCGTTCGTTGCGAGGATGACGAGCCCTTGATGCCGTTCGATGCTCTGCAACAAATACGACACGTCACTATTGGCAAATCGATCCTGCGTACCCTGAACTCGACGACCGTTGCCGAACAAGGCGTCCGCCTCGTCGAAGAAGAGAATCGACCCGTGGCGGTTGGCCATATCAAACACGCGATTTACGTTCTTTTCCGTTTCACGAACATGCTGGCTGACGACCGCGGCAAGATCCACGCTGGCCAGATGGAGTTGCAGTTCTTCGGCCAAGACCTCCGCCGCTTTCTGTCGACGAAGCGGCGTGGCTCCCGACAGCACGATCACCGCGCCGGACGGCTCGAGAGCTTGCTCGGCCTTCGCCCGACGCACCGGCGTCTTCTTCTTCACTTGGGGAGTGCGCGTCTTTCGCCGAATCACTGGTGCTGTTGCCATATCTCAGATCCCCTTCCGGTTCATACGTGACTGTCCCTCCGGCACAACTACGGCCTGCCGGAGAGACGGCTGAGTATAACCGGTTCTTACTGAGAATGTCTTTGCGCGGTCAGGTTTCCATCATCTCCAGGCGCGCATCAAACTCATGCCCACAGGCGGCGCAACGGATACAATCGGACTCGACGGTGAGCTCCTTGGCCCTGACCCCCATACCGCCGCAATCCGGACAACGAGTCAGGTGCACCCGCCGATCGTCGACGGTCTCATATTGCACGCCGTGCAGACAATAGATCGGTTGGCCGTCGAGCTGCCAGGGCTTCCCGGCGTTGTCATGCACCGGCAGTACGATGTAGTGCTGCTTCACATAGTCTGCCAACGCTCGATAGCTCGGGAATCCGCTGTGGATCAGTTTGCCGCTCACGGCGTGATAGAGCGCCTGCTGTTTTACCACTGCCTTGGTTGGACCCATGTGCCACCTCCTCCGGCCTGGAAGACCCGCTGTTCGGACAAGACGAACCGGGCGCCCGGCGCCACAGGCAGCCTCGCCGGCGCACTCAGCTCATGCAGGACACCACGCCTTCCGCCGAGGCCGTGCGAGGACTCGTCAGCCGCCACTCAGCGAATGCGCGCCTCCCCGCTCGTCTGGAATGACCTCGCCTCAAGACCGCGCTGCGCTTCGAGCTCGGCAATGCAACTTTCCAAGACGCGACCCCGCTGCACAAGATGGTGATGGATGCTGTCGAAATCGGCATTTTCATGGGCTTCGTCGGTCATATTCACCAAGCCGCCGGCCTCCCCAAACTCGGCGTACGCATAGGCTTCGAGAAGCTCCGATCCGTCGCCGAGTTGCTCGGCAATCAGGGCCTCGGTTTCCTGATCGAACTCCTGCAGACTCCGCGTCGGACTCCCCTTGCCACGATAGGTGGCCAGTTCAGCCAACTGCGCCCGTACGCGCTCGATGCGATGATCCAGGGACAGGGGAACGGGGGTGAGAGTGGCTCGTGTCGTAGACATAACACCTCCTCTCGATATGGTGGGATCTACGATCTTACCCCTCCAGACCAGTCGAGGCAAGCCGCGCGGCCAGGACCGCCTCGACTCACTTGACGTTGACACAACGTGAGTGCGAGGTTAGCCCCGACAGTGTCCGCGTCATTCGCGGAACCTTTTCCTCGATACGGAACATCACAATGATCGGTTGCTGGTTGCTGCTCATCCTGCTTCTGCCATCCCTTCCCCCGGCATGGGCGTCACCCCCGACACAGGGCACGCCGACCGCCTCGCCCAACCAGCTTTCTGGCCATGAGTTGCTTCGCATCGGCGAGATTCACGACCAACAGGAACACTTTCCCGAGACCTTGACCTATTATCAGCTGGCGCTGGCGAAATTCCGGGAGAAAAAACAACCTCAGGGCATCGCCACGGCTTTGATGAAAATCGCACGGGTACTGGAGCGTCAGGGCAAACTCCAGGAGGCCTACGCTTCGTTGCAGGAGGCCGTGCCGTTGTTCACCCAAACCTCCGATCGATCGGCCCATGCCGAAGCGCTGCTGGCCACGGGACGTGTGGCGGCGCAACTGGGGCAACGCGACGCCTCGCGGGATGCCCTCACCCAGGCGGCGGCGCTGTTCACCCGCGTGAGAAACGCCCGGGGATGGAACGACACGATGGTGCAATTGGGATTGTTACAGGTCGTGGACGGCGAAACCACAGCTGGGCTCTCGGCACTGCAACAGGCAGCGGAGGAGGCCCGCAACCGGCGGCATGCCGAGCAGCAATTCACGGCCACAGTCGCCCTCGGCGATGCCCATTGGCTCCTGGGCCACATGAGCGACGCGCGGACGCATTACCTCGAGGCCCTGGCCTTGGCCGAGGCAGAACATCACCTGCCGTTCGAAGGCATGCTCAAACTCCGGCTGGCCAGGCTCGACGAAGGCACGGGCACCCTCAACGATCGCCTCGCGCTGGCGAAACGTGCCTTGGTGATTGCGCAATCCATCCACGATTCCGCCGGCGAAGCCGACGCCTGGTCGCTCCTTGCCGATCTGCACCGGCAGTTGGGGCAGCAGAACGAGGCGGAGCAAGCCGATGCGCATGCACTCGCCATCTATCGAAACCGGGAGCTGTTCGTCCACGGGGTGCGGTAGATCGGCCTTCCGCTCGGCTCAGGTGGGTCTGGTCGCACGCCACGCGGTGCCGGCCGCGACCACCAACAACAGCGTCGAAAGCAAATAGGGTGCACCAGGCAGATGCCAGTCGGCTTGCGGACCGATGAAGGCCGCAAACGTCTGCGTGAACAACGTCGGCCCGAGCAACCCGGCGATTCCGGTGAGGCTGGCGATGGCGCCCTGTAACTGCCCCTGCTCGGACGGTCCCACCCGGCGGGTCATAAACACTTGCGCCGAGGGAGCCGCGAGCCCCCAGAACGCCATCACGGGGATACCGAAGCAATAGAGGAGCGGCGTGGAGGCAAGCCCGTAAATCGAAAATCCGGTCGCTCCGGCCAACAGTCCCAAGAGCAACGTTCGGCGTTCTCCGAGACGCGCTGTGATGGGCCGCACCAACGTCCCCTGGACGATCATGGCGCAGACACCGACTCCGGCCAGCGTGAATCCGACTGCCGACGGCCCCCACCCATACCGGTAGCCCAGATACAGCACGGCCACGCTGGGCAGCACGGCATGCGCCAGATTCATCAGAAAATTCGCCGTGGCCAGCCCAAAGAGTTCATGGTGGGAACGCAGGAGGATCAAGGCACCGACCGGATTGGCCCGTCGCCACTGAAAGGGAGCCCGTTTCTCGACCGGCAGCGATTCCGGCAACACGAAAAACCCATAGCAAGCATTGAGCAGACTGGTCGCTGCCGCGCCCCAAAACGGCCAACGTGGATCGACAGCGCCCAAGATACCGCCTACGGCCGGTCCCAAGACAAAACCGAGTCCGAATGAGGCCCCCATCAAGCCGAACGCCGAAGCCCGTTTGTCCGGAGGCGTCACATCGGCGATGTACGCACCCGCTGTACTGAAACTCGACGACGCGATACCGGAGATCACCCGCCCGGCAAACAACCACGACACACTGGGCGCCAACGCCATAAGGATAAAATCGAGGCCCAATCCCACATTCGACAGCAGCACGACCGGGCGGCGACCAAATCGATCGGACAACGAACCTTGGATCGGCGAACAGACGAACTGCATCAGCGCCCACGCCGTTCCCATGAGGCCGTAAATTTCGGCCGCCATCGGCGTGTCGCCTCCTAAAAACTCCTCCACCAACTTCGGCAGGACGGGAATGATGATCCCGAACGACAACATGTCGAGGACGACCGTGACGAGAATGAAGGCAATCGCCGCCTGTCGCGGCTGAGGTGAGGGCTGAGCCTGGATCATGACGTGCGCCATCGTACCAGGCCGACCGCGCCGGCGCATACAGAAAGACGTGCGTTAACTTCGTCGGTTGCGCCTCCTCTTGCGACGGCTTTTCTGTTACCCTGCCGCCGATGCCCGCCACGCTCCAAGCCTTCATCGCCATCTTTGTGCTCGGTGCGGTCCTCCGTTCCTTCGGGCTGCTGGGCAAACCCCATGCGGAACGGCTCGCCTCCCTGGTCTTTTCGATCAGCCTTCCGGCAACCATCGTCGTGTCCCTCGACCATGTTGCCTTCACGCCAAGCGCATGGAAACTGCCGGTCTCCGCCTGCCTGATCACACTTGCCATGCTGCTGTGCACATGGCCGTTGGCCCGCCTGCTCCACCTGCCTCGCGCAGCGCAAGGCGGATTCCTCCTGGGTACCGGTTGCATTAATTCAGTGTACTTTGCCTATCCGGTCGTGCTCGCCACGTTCGGTGAGAGCGGACTGGCGCACGCGATCCTGTTCGACCTTGGTCAAACCACTCTGACACTCACCGTCCTCTATGCCATCGCCGTCTGGCACGGGGCCAAGAGCGGGACCGCTCGATCGGCGTTCATGCGATTTATTTCCTCGCCACCCCTGTGGGCACTGGGTGTCAGTCTCCTCTGTTCGCTGGCGGAGTGGCATCTTCCGTCTTGGCTGCGCGAGATTCTGACATCTGTGCACTTGACCACGACGCCACTGGCGAGCCTGGTCCTGGGCCTGTCGATCAGCTTGACCGCTCTCCGCCGCACCTGGCCCCTGGCGCTGCTCGGCGTGACGATGCGGATGCTTGGCGGCTCGCTCTTAGGAGTGGGCGCGACCACGGTGTTACACCTCACGGACACGGAACGGGCGATCGTCATTCTGATCGCGTCGATGCCGTCGGCCGTCACCGCGGTGATCTTCGCCGCAGACACGGGGCTGGACGAAAATCTGGTCACCTCGATCGTCGCACTCTCCATTTGTTGCGGCGTCGCGCTGCTGCCCTGGCTGCCGAAGCTGGTGAGCCTGCTGCTGACCTGACAGACCGGTGAATCCACTCTAGACGACCGCGCCACAACAGTGCCGATCACCTGCTCACACCTCAGCTGTGGGAACAGCGTCACGCTCTGTGAGTTTTTTGCGACGGCAAAAATTGCCGGGCGCGTGACGCTCAGCGGCCAAATTTCTCAAGAACAGGTAATCGTTGCGACTGGAGAGGCGTTTAGCAGGAAACCGTCCGTCGTAGCGGAACACTGAACGACGGTATGAGGCTTGCTACGTAGGGGAGGTATCACGCAGGAGAACTCATCATGCACGACCCCGCGCTCTGGGCAAGTTGGTATGTCTGGCTGCTGGCCGTTCCCGTTCTGGTAATCGGGACGCTCATTCGCGACTGGTTTCACCGGCGCCATCCGGTCCGATTGCGGAAGCGATCTTAAATCAGCGGTCGCGCTCAATCCGGTTTCACTTCATGCACCGGAGCCAGACGCTCCGCGCAACAGAGCACGTCTCTCCGCCACATCAGTCAGCCCCCATCCCGACAGAAAGCGACGTCCAACAAAGCCTGGTGGCATCGTCGTCATGCCACCATCGTATCGTTAGATTGATGCCCGTGCAGTCAATCTGATGATCGAATCCACGACGAATCAACGCCGGCCTGTGCTCGTGAGACAAACGCAGGCTACGTAATGGTATCGGATGGGATACGACTCTGTATCGTATGCGATACCCGCGCCCCTGCCTCGCTCCGCATGACTCGTCGAGCTGATCCTCTTCAAGCAATTGTAGTTGCGCACGATTCGCACCCAGACACGGCATGGCCCAAAGGTTGCCTTCCCCCTTTCTTAACAAGAGTGACTCGAAACGCAGGTCGCCTCACCAGGAGAATAGGCGACTGAGCCCGGCGCGTGACAAGGAATTCGAAAGACAATGCGCAGGAGGTCACAATGAATCGCGTTTCTGATAGACCACACATCGCCGTCCTCATCCCGCAGCTGGTCGTTATCGTTTTCATGGTCCTCTCCGGCTGTATCCCTCCTCCACCTCATCAGTTCGTCCCGGGAGGTCCGCTTGGGGAAGCGGGACAAACCGTACAAGGCCCACGACAGGCAAGCGACGAGGAGGTGCGTGCCATGCTGGCAGAATCGTCGCGGCACCAATCGACGCCGCCCGAGCGGGTCGACTTGAACAGGCTTCTCACACAGATTTCCCAAGCCACAAACTTCCGGCAGAAGCAGCGTTTGGTGGATCAGTATCACCATGCGGCGCTGCTTCTGCCGGAAGCCGAGCGGGATCAAGCCTTTCAACGGTTACGAGCGCTGGAGACTCCGGGCACAATGACCAAGTGACGCTACACATGCCACACGCTCATGAGATTCGGTTGTCTTGAATCCCATAGAGAAAGGACGTCGCCATGAGGCCACTACACATCGTCGCGATGCTGACACTCAGCCTTGCCGTCATAATCGGCGGAACACTCCTCACAGCCGAGCCGGCCGAAGCGCACAACTGGCTCGGGGACTGCGTCGTCGATTTCGACAATACCTTTGCCCTGACCTATATCTATGGGCAGGCAAGAGGCAACTTCGGCTATCCCACAGGCATCGACAATTCAGGCGAGTTGCAACCATGTAATGCCACCCACCAGGCCTGCTGGACCTATCGCCATCGCTGCTTCGGCAATTACATCAACGTCGAAGACATGACCTACGGGCATATCCACCTGACGTTTGATAGTCCGAGCCTGCTCACGCCTTGTTTCGTCGATCCGGGCGATGGTCCTGGCGCGGGATTTGGACGAACGGTAGGCGACCACTGCGTAGCCGCCGATTGGATTCATGAACCCCGCACACTCGGCACGCATGGCAACGATCATTGGATCAAAATCTGGATGGAAGACCGGGTGACGCACCAGCCGCGCGTCTTCGACATGCCGATCATCCGAGTGACCGGTACGGAACCGATTCAATTCTGGTTCAAGAAATCAAACGGCAGCTGGTGGTACTGGTCGAACCTCGGCCCTAATCCCTGGCTGGTCGGCGGTTGGGTACAGGACGTGGTCGAAGTGCGGATACGTGGGGCTCAGGCTGCGAAGGGGCCGTATTTTATCGGCGCCTTCTCAATTCTCGACTAGCGGCTACTGCTAACGCCTCCCAGCAGCGTTCTCGCTTCACGCAGAGGCTCACTGTCTCGCCGGCGTCCACAAACGCGGCGCTCATTGTGCTTCGCGCCGTGGACCTCGTTGAGGCGTTGCTGAACGGATTTTCTGGAGAGGGAGGCCTGACCGTCACTCAGGGATCTGCACCTTGATGGAGATCGCCCTACGGTCATCGGTAATCTGCGCCACGATCTTGTCGCCGGTCTTTAATCGTCCGGCCACCACGCCCTCGATTTTGGTTTCAGGCGTGACCTTCAGGCGTTCTTCGTGACCGGAGAATTCCTTGACGATCAGTTCGCCCTCTTCCCAATACAGGACGTCGGCCTTGATCACCACCGTGGCGGTAGCCTGGGTGCTGTCAGCGGCTGATGCGGGAATGACTACGGAAAAGAACACATACAATGCGAGAAGAAGTGCCATCACGGATCCTCCCGTTTTATTTCAGAGTACCTATCCCTGCGAGGCACTGTCAATTGGGGATGCTGGTAGCAATTATCTATTTGGGTTTCAGAAGCAAAATAAGCTCATTTGCATTTTGGCGAGGTGCTCGTTTAATCCCTGTTTTTGAGAACCTATCGGTGCCGCCAAGAGTGCTGAATTTACTTTCAACTATTTTTTCATTTACTTTGAAACGTTCCTTTGCGATGACGCGAATAATCTCCCCAGACAGTCCATTCGAACAAATGTGATCCGGAAAAGTAAGAATCGCAACGGCGCCACTCAAAGCCACGGTTTCCAATAGACTTTTAAGAGCCTCCCGTGATTCGCTTACTCGACTGTATTTGGATGTGGGACGATCTGCAATAGAAGGATAGCGTCCTACCCCCGACACTTCTCCGCAACCGCCTCGCGCTATTGTCTCAAGCACATGGTAAAAACGGCTATACTGGACTCCTGAATAGGGGGGATCAATAAAAACTAAATCACCCACTCTCAGACGAGTTGCAGCTTCGTTTGCATCCCCCACACTTGCTTGCCCCGGCATTTTTGCATGACGTATGGCGAGCGACCATAAACAACTACGGATCCGCTCAACAATGTCCTTAGCCCAAGCTTCTTGAAGAAACTTTTTAGCAGTTCTAGTCGGCCTGAAAGGCTGCGCAGTATGCCCTGGTGCGGCGACACACCACCCACTCGCCTCGATCAGGGCTGCAAGCGCAACGGTTCTATTTGGTTCAGTAGATGGCAGAGTCTGCCTAAAGGCATCAATCCAAATGGACTGTTGGGGACTGAAATAGTGCCCACCATAAGCTTTGGTCACTGGTAGGTCATTTTGAGCATCGCTCCAATCTCTGCATTCTCTCACCGTATGCCAGGTTATTTTATCTGGCCATTTCCAGGATTTACCGTTGAAAATACTTTCTGCACGCTTCTGCCAGGGCCCCCATATCAAATTGCCTAGGACCGGTCTATTGCGATGAATGACCGCGCCCGTGAGCACAGAGCTAAATTCCTGGATATCGAAGGCACAAACGGGGATTCTCTGCGTCTTAGCTACATGAGATGAGACCGCCCCGGATCCTGCAAAGAGATCTACGAACCGCTTTGCATTTCTAGTATTCTTAGCCAAGATGGTGCCCAGTCCATTATTGAGC
The Nitrospira sp. genome window above contains:
- a CDS encoding Crp/Fnr family transcriptional regulator, whose translation is MIHTAMNMVDHSHCLALSGCFRGKLCEQLMNRPGQRVPKGSRIYGLGDAAQSVFFLRQGFVKLTSLTEDGRELILRLHQAGEVFGDLCHCTGERREQAVAMEESEIVELSFDEFIAHLQNNRPAFLLFLSNVAQQLSAAYDQIQTLSFNSAMERLVRTLSRLADEFGEPDGEWIRLTHYFRQDDLAQMIGARREVVSTLLNQLREQGLITYARKDGLLLRRAGLDQFLGSAEKSSATLHRSNL
- a CDS encoding c-type cytochrome; this encodes MMKHLIEEAQTGSTTMRPSSRISSHPLQTRGAAVTAGLWLASVILAGSCLWAGAPAQPQTVDRPTAAEQGRIIFNGTGLCSTCHGIDGRKHQLPPQLSPHTRENIERLSPTPPDLRQPKALTLTTDTQRFEIIRHGHLRTAMYPLSPETLSDEDILALLSYLASLRGTAPPSITPPETDASLRGDAKRGRQLYHELGGCAICHGIDGQLTRRPPISKDLAHRLDTLPAPPANLRDPASLTSQNDEDRFLSIKRGHPGTAMYPKALLRDEDIRDLVAYLATLRASSR
- a CDS encoding DUF2127 domain-containing protein; translation: MPSLMQASSQGSLTPIATFKLLKGVLLLLAGAGFLRWVDPEIETALSPLLDTLHLSLHTRLLHAATLHVQALQPHSLLMMGLISLTYATLLFVEGFGLWIEASWAAYLTVFSMSVLLPSELHAVAHEVSVTGLVIVAANVAIVGYLLYRLGMQTLR
- a CDS encoding nuclear transport factor 2 family protein, yielding MNEQLAQRLAHDWITAWNRHDVHAILRHYAQDVEFTSPFVSTLSADASGTIRGHEALRTYFQKGLNAYPDLRFDLIRVLTGVGSLVLFYRSVQGLLAAEMMTVNGEGLIHTVRVHYVRE
- a CDS encoding GIY-YIG nuclease family protein — protein: MNWIVYILECADGSLYTGITNNLERRMRTHASGKGAKYTKRRGPFTVRYTESLDSKGAALQREAAIKSLDRTAKMALLAARP
- a CDS encoding AAA family ATPase — protein: MATAPVIRRKTRTPQVKKKTPVRRAKAEQALEPSGAVIVLSGATPLRRQKAAEVLAEELQLHLASVDLAAVVSQHVRETEKNVNRVFDMANRHGSILFFDEADALFGNGRRVQGTQDRFANSDVSYLLQSIERHQGLVILATNGKSRIEEAFSEEKPVIVLGGAAKKNPSKAKAIPAAKPKKNSVRKK
- a CDS encoding tetratricopeptide repeat protein, which codes for MIGCWLLLILLLPSLPPAWASPPTQGTPTASPNQLSGHELLRIGEIHDQQEHFPETLTYYQLALAKFREKKQPQGIATALMKIARVLERQGKLQEAYASLQEAVPLFTQTSDRSAHAEALLATGRVAAQLGQRDASRDALTQAAALFTRVRNARGWNDTMVQLGLLQVVDGETTAGLSALQQAAEEARNRRHAEQQFTATVALGDAHWLLGHMSDARTHYLEALALAEAEHHLPFEGMLKLRLARLDEGTGTLNDRLALAKRALVIAQSIHDSAGEADAWSLLADLHRQLGQQNEAEQADAHALAIYRNRELFVHGVR
- a CDS encoding TCR/Tet family MFS transporter produces the protein MAHVMIQAQPSPQPRQAAIAFILVTVVLDMLSFGIIIPVLPKLVEEFLGGDTPMAAEIYGLMGTAWALMQFVCSPIQGSLSDRFGRRPVVLLSNVGLGLDFILMALAPSVSWLFAGRVISGIASSSFSTAGAYIADVTPPDKRASAFGLMGASFGLGFVLGPAVGGILGAVDPRWPFWGAAATSLLNACYGFFVLPESLPVEKRAPFQWRRANPVGALILLRSHHELFGLATANFLMNLAHAVLPSVAVLYLGYRYGWGPSAVGFTLAGVGVCAMIVQGTLVRPITARLGERRTLLLGLLAGATGFSIYGLASTPLLYCFGIPVMAFWGLAAPSAQVFMTRRVGPSEQGQLQGAIASLTGIAGLLGPTLFTQTFAAFIGPQADWHLPGAPYLLSTLLLVVAAGTAWRATRPT
- a CDS encoding AEC family transporter encodes the protein MPATLQAFIAIFVLGAVLRSFGLLGKPHAERLASLVFSISLPATIVVSLDHVAFTPSAWKLPVSACLITLAMLLCTWPLARLLHLPRAAQGGFLLGTGCINSVYFAYPVVLATFGESGLAHAILFDLGQTTLTLTVLYAIAVWHGAKSGTARSAFMRFISSPPLWALGVSLLCSLAEWHLPSWLREILTSVHLTTTPLASLVLGLSISLTALRRTWPLALLGVTMRMLGGSLLGVGATTVLHLTDTERAIVILIASMPSAVTAVIFAADTGLDENLVTSIVALSICCGVALLPWLPKLVSLLLT
- a CDS encoding DNA adenine methylase — its product is MKYMGSKRWMLNNGLGTILAKNTRNAKRFVDLFAGSGAVSSHVAKTQRIPVCAFDIQEFSSVLTGAVIHRNRPVLGNLIWGPWQKRAESIFNGKSWKWPDKITWHTVRECRDWSDAQNDLPVTKAYGGHYFSPQQSIWIDAFRQTLPSTEPNRTVALAALIEASGWCVAAPGHTAQPFRPTRTAKKFLQEAWAKDIVERIRSCLWSLAIRHAKMPGQASVGDANEAATRLRVGDLVFIDPPYSGVQYSRFYHVLETIARGGCGEVSGVGRYPSIADRPTSKYSRVSESREALKSLLETVALSGAVAILTFPDHICSNGLSGEIIRVIAKERFKVNEKIVESKFSTLGGTDRFSKTGIKRAPRQNANELILLLKPK